One Spea bombifrons isolate aSpeBom1 chromosome 1, aSpeBom1.2.pri, whole genome shotgun sequence DNA window includes the following coding sequences:
- the ALDH1B1 gene encoding aldehyde dehydrogenase X, mitochondrial codes for MDASQRGRLLNHLADLIERDRIYLASLETLDNGKPFTASYVVDLELTIRVYRYFAGFADKWHGKTIPMDGNYFCYTRHEPVGVCGQIIPWNFPLSMQGWKLAPALATGNTVVMKVAEQTPLSALYMASLIKEAGFPPGVVNILTGYGPTAGAAIARHMDINKVAFTGSTKVGHLIQQAAGETNLKRVTLELGGKSPCIVLADANLEHAVDQCHEAVFFNMGQCCTSGSRTFVEDSIYNEFIERSVEKAKQRKVGNPFELDTQHGPQVDKEQFDKIFGYIKCGKNEGANLLCGGERHGDEGFFIKPTVFADVQDTMKIAREEIFGPVQSVFRFKNTEEVIARANDTRFGLAAGIFTQDLDRAMYFIQALQAGTVWVNTFNAIACQAPFGGFKESGNGRELGEDGLKPYTEVKTVTIKSPPKNT; via the coding sequence ATGGATGCATCACAACGAGGCCGGCTTCTCAACCATCTTGCAGACCTTATTGAAAGGGATAGGATCTATTTGGCATCCTTGGAAACTCTGGACAATGGCAAACCTTTTACTGCATCATATGTTGTAGATTTGGAACTAACCATTAGGGTATACAGATattttgctggttttgcagACAAATGGCACGGAAAAACTATCCCCATGGATGGTAACTACTTTTGTTATACCAGGCATGAACCGGTTGGGGTCTGTGGGCAGATTATTCCATGGAATTTCCCATTGTCAATGCAAGGATGGAAGCTGGCTCCTGCCTTAGCCACTGGTAACACTGTTGTCATGAAGGTTGCTGAGCAGACACCACTTTCTGCCTTGTACATGGCTTCCTTGATTAAAGAAGCTGGGTTTCCTCCTGgggttgtaaatattttaactgGTTATGGACCTACTGCAGGGGCAGCCATAGCGAGACACATGGACATCAACAAAGTAGCATTTACTGGTTCCACAAAAGTTGGTCACTTAATCCAGCAAGCAGCGGGTGAGACAAACCTTAAAAGAGTCACACTGGAACTTGGGGGTAAAAGTCCATGTATTGTTCTGGCAGATGCAAACTTAGAACATGCTGTAGACCAGTGTCATGAGGCTGTGTTTTTCAACATGGGGCAGTGTTGTACTTCAGGTTCCAGAACCTTTGTTGAAGACTCAATCTACAATGAATTTATTGAAAGAAGTGTGGAGAAGGCTAAACAAAGAAAAGTAGGCAACCCTTTCGAGCTAGATACGCAACATGGTCCACAAGTTGATAAAGAACAATTTGACAAGATATTTGGCTATATCAAATGTGGCAAAAATGAAGGTGCTAACCTTTTGTGTGGAGGAGAACGTCATGGTGATGAGGGCTTCTTCATCAAGCCTACTGTTTTTGCTGATGTCCAAGATACCATGAAAATTGCAAGGGAAGAAATATTTGGGCCTGTGCAGTCAGTGTTTAGGTTTAAAAACACTGAAGAGGTTATTGCAAGGGCCAATGATACTCGATTTGGATTAGCGGCGGGAATATTTACACAAGATTTGGACAGAGCAATGTATTTCATCCAAGCTTTACAAGCTGGTACAGTATGGGTTAATACATTCAACGCTATAGCATGTCAGGCACCATTTGGAGGATTTAAAGAGTCTGGAAATGGCAGGGAGCTTGGAGAAGATGGGCTTAAACCTTACACTGAAGTAAAAACTGTGACAATTAAAAGCCCACCCAAAAACACATAA